In Xylanivirga thermophila, the genomic window GCTATGACCGGCGTAATCCTGCCATCATTTTCAATAATAACCCTTATAGCCATATTTGCAAGTCAGTTCCATGGCAGTCCAATAATGGACGCTGCTTTTCTTGGTATAAGATGTGCAGTTGTTATATTAATAGCTCAATCAGCAAGGAAGATAACAAAGGCTACAGTAAATGATGCTATAGGCCGCATAATACTACTAAGTACTATTTTCCTTGTCACATTTACAAATATTCCAGCAATATCTGTTATTATATTGGGAGCAATAATGGGGATTTTCACACCTAAGATTGAACATTTTAAATCTTGCCGATCCTTAAAAAAGGCGGAAAATAAATGATTTATATAAAACTATTTC contains:
- a CDS encoding chromate transporter; translated protein: MLFEIFITFFKIGLFTFGGGYAMIPLIEDEIVNKKKWLKSEDIIDMLALSESIPGSISINSATIMGYKLSGKAGAIAAMTGVILPSFSIITLIAIFASQFHGSPIMDAAFLGIRCAVVILIAQSARKITKATVNDAIGRIILLSTIFLVTFTNIPAISVIILGAIMGIFTPKIEHFKSCRSLKKAENK